One Edaphobacter flagellatus genomic region harbors:
- a CDS encoding amidohydrolase/deacetylase family metallohydrolase, translated as MFRLLAAGLLACSLAAHAQQYDLVLRNGYVIDPKNNVDAKLDVAIRDGKIAAIEPSIPASAAKQSVDIAGLYLTPGLVDIHVHVFTGLRHNAWGNGDLSVPADVMCIPNGVTTAADAGSSGWRDFAEFRRRVLDTSKTRLFAFVNIVGAGMANNDDAAEQNEHDMDLDALSKVIAENRDVVVGIKTAHWQQPNFISVRKAVEAGTRNHLPVMVDFGWFDNKSYEEMIATILRPGDISTHVFRMPAPLLGPDGKPAPYMLDARRRGIKFDVGHGGGSFNFALAEPMVKGGFFPDSISTDLHVGSATGVMLNLPNVMSKMLALGIPFAEVIRESTTNPATEIGHPELGQIAVGSVADIAVLRVDHGQFGYSDLAGGKVNGTERIVPEMTIRNGRVVFDLDARTAVPWREGHLKYSTR; from the coding sequence ATGTTTCGACTACTGGCCGCCGGCCTTCTTGCCTGCTCTCTGGCTGCACATGCGCAGCAATATGATCTGGTTCTTCGCAATGGGTACGTTATCGACCCAAAGAACAATGTGGACGCCAAGCTGGATGTAGCAATACGCGATGGCAAGATCGCTGCCATTGAGCCATCGATTCCAGCAAGTGCGGCGAAACAGTCGGTCGATATCGCGGGACTTTATCTGACACCGGGACTTGTCGATATTCACGTCCACGTCTTTACCGGACTTCGTCATAATGCATGGGGCAATGGGGATCTGTCGGTTCCGGCCGATGTGATGTGCATTCCCAACGGCGTAACGACAGCGGCTGACGCGGGATCTTCGGGCTGGCGCGATTTTGCTGAGTTCCGTCGCCGGGTACTCGACACATCGAAGACGCGCCTGTTCGCCTTCGTCAACATCGTGGGTGCGGGCATGGCCAATAACGACGATGCGGCCGAACAGAACGAGCACGATATGGATCTCGACGCGCTATCGAAGGTGATCGCAGAGAACCGGGATGTCGTCGTCGGTATCAAGACAGCTCATTGGCAGCAGCCGAACTTCATTTCGGTGCGAAAGGCCGTGGAAGCTGGCACGCGCAACCATCTGCCGGTGATGGTGGACTTCGGCTGGTTCGACAACAAATCGTACGAAGAGATGATCGCGACGATCCTGCGGCCGGGCGACATCAGCACGCACGTCTTCCGTATGCCTGCTCCGCTGCTGGGACCGGATGGCAAGCCGGCGCCCTACATGCTCGATGCACGCAGACGCGGCATCAAGTTCGATGTGGGGCATGGCGGCGGCTCGTTCAACTTTGCCCTGGCGGAGCCCATGGTGAAGGGTGGATTCTTTCCGGATTCGATCTCGACCGACCTGCACGTCGGCTCGGCTACCGGCGTGATGCTGAACCTGCCGAATGTGATGAGCAAGATGCTTGCGCTGGGGATTCCGTTCGCCGAGGTTATTCGCGAATCGACGACGAATCCTGCGACGGAGATTGGACATCCTGAGCTGGGCCAGATCGCAGTCGGCTCCGTGGCCGACATCGCGGTGCTACGCGTCGACCACGGGCAGTTTGGATATTCCGACCTTGCGGGCGGCAAGGTAAACGGCACGGAACGCATTGTGCCGGAGATGACGATTCGCAACGGACGCGTCGTCTTCGACCTGGATGCGCGTACTGCCGTGCCGTGGCGCGAGGGCCACCTCAAGTACTCCACTCGCTGA
- a CDS encoding single-stranded DNA-binding protein produces the protein MAKGVNKVILLGNVGKDPEIRSTTGGTTVASFSLATADRVKDQQGTWQDRTEWHNLVAFNRTAEIVRDYVKKGTQLYIEGKIQTRSWDDKESGQKKYRTEILVNEMSLLGGGQGRGGSEGSTGGYSSRSSTASFDQRTPASQNDYADQGITDDDIPF, from the coding sequence ATGGCAAAGGGCGTCAATAAAGTTATTCTTCTCGGCAACGTGGGCAAGGACCCCGAGATCCGTTCCACGACCGGAGGCACCACCGTCGCAAGCTTTTCGCTAGCTACAGCTGACCGCGTCAAGGACCAGCAGGGCACCTGGCAGGACCGCACGGAATGGCATAACCTGGTCGCTTTTAACCGCACCGCCGAGATCGTGCGCGACTATGTGAAGAAGGGCACGCAGCTCTACATCGAGGGCAAGATTCAGACGCGTTCGTGGGACGACAAAGAGAGCGGACAGAAGAAGTACCGCACCGAGATTCTTGTGAACGAGATGAGCCTGCTGGGCGGAGGACAGGGACGCGGTGGCAGCGAAGGCAGCACTGGCGGTTATTCGTCGCGCTCCAGCACAGCGAGCTTCGATCAGCGCACACCCGCTTCGCAGAACGACTATGCCGACCAGGGCATCACAGACGACGACATTCCTTTCTAG
- a CDS encoding DUF420 domain-containing protein, whose protein sequence is MTNHSAATPLRTPPAIIAGIIAVSAAASAFICWLVYFHTPTDVAGTQLRSLPLVNAVLNACSTVALLTGYRFIKARNVAAHRTAMFTAFFFSSIFLVSYLVNFALHGETKFNRLSAWWPFYWKLLASHIVLSVFALPMILITFFLSLTGRFPAHRRLARYTYPIWLYVSITGVIVYWMQSAIH, encoded by the coding sequence ATGACGAATCATTCTGCAGCTACACCGCTACGCACCCCACCTGCGATTATTGCGGGAATTATTGCTGTCAGCGCGGCGGCCAGCGCATTTATCTGCTGGCTGGTTTACTTTCACACGCCGACGGATGTTGCAGGAACGCAGCTTCGCTCGCTGCCGCTGGTGAATGCGGTGCTGAATGCCTGCTCGACGGTGGCATTGCTGACGGGCTACCGCTTTATCAAGGCAAGAAATGTTGCGGCACACAGAACAGCGATGTTTACGGCGTTCTTCTTTTCGTCGATCTTCCTGGTCTCGTATCTGGTGAACTTCGCACTGCACGGCGAGACAAAGTTTAACCGGCTGAGCGCATGGTGGCCGTTCTACTGGAAGCTGCTGGCTTCGCATATTGTTCTGTCGGTGTTTGCGCTACCCATGATTCTGATCACCTTTTTTCTGTCGCTAACGGGGCGCTTCCCTGCTCACCGGCGGTTGGCACGCTATACCTACCCGATCTGGCTTTATGTCTCGATTACGGGAGTCATCGTCTACTGGATGCAGTCTGCAATCCACTAA
- the cyoE gene encoding heme o synthase: MAQSATTPTAIPAKKAVAEPGLFADYATLFKLRVSVMVVITAGAGFYLGSLASGISPFHAGMLQALAGIAVVTCGSSALNQALERRTDALMRRTSNRPMAAGRISLAHGLLLGFAAIFLGSLYLAQTTNLLTGTLTLLTAVGYVGIYTPLKRITVVNTFIGAFPGALPPLIGWTAVRGVIEWPAVALFAILFVWQFPHFMAIGWMYRDDYAAAGIRLTPTQPDVNFAARSTVIQSLFYAVLMVPVSLWPTWLGVTGRVYEVVAAVLSLAYLWYTIRFARITQSPNAQASRNYARDLLKASVIYLPLLMAAMMLDAKGRLLF; encoded by the coding sequence GTGGCGCAATCCGCGACAACTCCGACGGCGATCCCTGCTAAGAAGGCTGTGGCAGAGCCTGGGCTTTTTGCCGACTACGCGACGCTGTTTAAGCTACGCGTCTCGGTAATGGTCGTCATCACGGCCGGGGCAGGGTTTTACCTTGGGTCGCTGGCCAGCGGGATTAGCCCGTTTCATGCGGGGATGTTGCAGGCGCTGGCGGGAATCGCGGTGGTGACCTGTGGATCGAGCGCGCTGAACCAGGCTCTGGAGCGCCGTACGGATGCGCTGATGCGGCGCACGTCGAACCGGCCGATGGCGGCGGGGCGCATCTCGCTGGCGCATGGGCTGTTGCTGGGCTTTGCAGCGATCTTTTTGGGGTCGCTGTATCTGGCGCAGACGACGAACCTGCTGACGGGCACGCTGACGCTGCTGACGGCGGTCGGGTATGTGGGCATCTATACACCGCTGAAGCGGATCACAGTGGTGAATACGTTTATCGGTGCGTTTCCGGGTGCTCTGCCTCCACTGATTGGCTGGACGGCGGTGCGCGGCGTGATTGAGTGGCCCGCGGTTGCTCTGTTTGCAATTCTCTTCGTGTGGCAGTTTCCGCACTTTATGGCAATCGGATGGATGTATCGCGACGATTATGCGGCAGCGGGGATCCGTCTGACGCCGACCCAGCCGGATGTGAATTTTGCAGCGCGCTCGACGGTGATCCAGTCTCTGTTTTATGCCGTGCTGATGGTTCCGGTAAGCCTGTGGCCGACGTGGCTTGGGGTTACGGGCCGGGTGTATGAGGTGGTGGCCGCGGTCCTGTCGCTGGCATACCTGTGGTACACCATTCGTTTTGCGCGGATTACGCAGTCTCCGAATGCGCAAGCGTCGAGGAACTATGCGCGCGATCTGTTGAAGGCTTCGGTGATTTATCTTCCGCTGCTGATGGCAGCCATGATGCTTGACGCGAAAGGACGTCTGCTCTTTTGA
- the polX gene encoding DNA polymerase/3'-5' exonuclease PolX produces MDNISIARLLDETASLLEIDGADPFRIRSYRRAAEAVEQQTSRLADMVAEPKQLLAIAGIGKGMAANIVDLVNTGTMPLREDLLQKYKPTMLELLRLPGMGPKTVALVWSALEVGDIDALEEAAKAGRLNELPRMGEKFTAKLLKGIEDYRKNSSRFRIDQAREHAERISELIRAFPGIEEITPAGSLRRGRETVGDLDLLVTGPACEPDVVAAAVEHVASLPLIDKLLARGQNKVSFTLRNNLQVDVRLLPRASYGAALQYFTGSKMHNVALRQRAIKRGLTLNEYALLRVEDNTIVAAATEEAIYRALDLDYIPPELRENGGEIEAAATHALPELIALTDIRGDLHMHTNETDGTNTIREMAEAAADRGLKYIAITDHSKNLAMTNGMDDKRALAHVKRIREVDAELKDRIRVLAGIEVDILAEGELDLADETLAEMDIVVASVHSRFDQTAEQMTARILQALENPYVRILGHPTGRKVLKRDPYALHMDAILKRAAELGVAVEHNSNPARSDLTDLHLRQAKQHGCKIVVNTDAHSIAELDQIRYGITQLRRAWLTAGDVLNTRPTAEALLKQMRPRR; encoded by the coding sequence ATGGACAACATTTCAATCGCACGACTGCTGGATGAGACGGCTTCCCTGCTTGAGATCGATGGAGCCGACCCATTCCGCATTCGCTCGTATCGCCGTGCCGCTGAAGCGGTGGAGCAACAGACCTCGCGCCTTGCGGATATGGTGGCGGAGCCGAAGCAGCTGCTGGCTATTGCGGGCATCGGCAAAGGCATGGCGGCGAACATCGTGGACCTGGTGAATACGGGCACGATGCCTCTGCGCGAAGATCTCCTACAGAAATATAAACCGACCATGCTGGAGCTGCTGCGTCTTCCGGGCATGGGGCCGAAGACCGTGGCGCTGGTATGGTCTGCGCTTGAGGTCGGCGACATCGATGCGCTGGAAGAGGCGGCCAAGGCGGGACGCCTGAACGAGCTGCCGCGCATGGGCGAGAAGTTCACGGCCAAGCTGCTGAAGGGGATTGAAGATTACAGGAAGAATTCCAGTCGATTCAGAATCGACCAGGCACGCGAGCATGCGGAACGCATCAGCGAACTGATCCGCGCGTTTCCGGGGATTGAGGAGATCACGCCTGCGGGCTCGCTGCGTCGCGGGCGCGAGACGGTGGGCGATCTTGACCTGCTGGTGACAGGGCCGGCGTGCGAGCCGGATGTCGTGGCCGCGGCGGTGGAGCATGTGGCGTCGCTGCCACTGATCGACAAGCTGCTGGCTCGCGGGCAAAACAAGGTGAGCTTTACGCTACGGAATAATCTGCAGGTGGATGTGCGTCTGCTGCCGCGAGCGAGCTATGGCGCGGCTCTGCAGTATTTCACCGGGTCGAAGATGCACAATGTTGCTCTACGCCAGAGGGCGATCAAGCGTGGGCTGACGCTGAACGAATATGCCCTGCTGCGCGTGGAGGACAATACGATTGTCGCTGCGGCAACGGAAGAGGCGATCTATCGCGCCCTGGACCTCGACTACATTCCACCGGAATTGCGTGAGAACGGCGGCGAGATTGAAGCAGCCGCTACGCATGCTCTGCCGGAGTTGATTGCGCTGACGGATATTCGCGGCGATCTGCACATGCACACGAACGAGACGGACGGAACGAATACAATTCGTGAGATGGCGGAGGCTGCGGCGGATCGCGGTCTGAAGTACATTGCGATCACCGACCACTCGAAGAACCTCGCAATGACGAATGGTATGGACGACAAGCGTGCGCTGGCGCACGTGAAGCGTATCCGCGAAGTCGATGCGGAGCTGAAGGATCGCATTCGGGTGTTGGCCGGCATCGAGGTCGACATCCTGGCCGAAGGTGAGCTGGACCTTGCCGATGAAACGCTGGCGGAGATGGATATCGTGGTCGCGAGCGTTCACAGCCGCTTCGACCAGACGGCCGAGCAAATGACGGCGCGGATTCTGCAAGCTCTTGAAAATCCTTACGTGCGCATTCTGGGGCATCCGACGGGACGCAAAGTGCTGAAGCGTGATCCCTATGCGCTTCACATGGATGCCATTCTCAAGCGCGCTGCAGAACTGGGCGTGGCCGTTGAGCACAACTCGAATCCTGCGCGCTCGGACCTGACAGACCTGCATCTTCGGCAGGCAAAGCAGCATGGCTGCAAGATTGTGGTGAACACGGACGCGCATTCGATCGCAGAGCTGGACCAGATTCGATATGGCATTACGCAGCTGCGGCGGGCATGGTTGACGGCTGGCGATGTGCTGAATACGCGGCCGACGGCTGAGGCTCTGCTGAAACAGATGCGTCCACGTCGATAA
- a CDS encoding cold shock domain-containing protein — MAQYRGTVKWFNNAKGYGFLGRDGGADVFVHYTSIQRDGYKSLKEGDEVEFDIIQGAKGPQADQVFRLKEIA, encoded by the coding sequence TTGGCACAGTACAGAGGAACGGTGAAGTGGTTTAACAACGCAAAGGGCTACGGCTTTTTAGGCCGGGATGGCGGTGCAGATGTTTTTGTGCACTATACCTCGATACAGCGTGATGGATACAAGAGCCTGAAAGAAGGCGACGAGGTCGAGTTCGACATTATCCAGGGGGCGAAGGGGCCCCAGGCGGATCAGGTCTTCCGTCTGAAAGAAATAGCCTAA
- a CDS encoding NUDIX hydrolase has protein sequence MVQKTNKTVQKTKPARKVTKAKPQGGMSSGGKKPRVVSSKVAFKGRVFSVYRDEVIEPGGHENVREVIRHNGSVVVLAVDESKNPHDPEVILERQYRHAAGQFLLELPAGRVEPGESTLAAAKREMIEETGYRAKKWSLLTKYFASPGFLGEWMQIYLARDIRAGEAQPEEDEKIEIVRMPLSEALQLATANKIHDGKTLIGLMLYDRLRRTK, from the coding sequence ATGGTACAGAAGACGAACAAGACGGTACAGAAGACGAAGCCGGCAAGAAAAGTGACGAAGGCGAAGCCGCAGGGCGGGATGAGCTCGGGCGGGAAGAAGCCCCGGGTGGTGTCGTCGAAGGTGGCCTTCAAGGGCCGGGTGTTCTCGGTGTACCGGGACGAGGTGATTGAGCCGGGCGGGCATGAGAATGTGCGCGAGGTGATCCGGCATAACGGCTCGGTGGTGGTGCTGGCGGTGGATGAGTCGAAGAACCCGCATGATCCCGAAGTGATTCTGGAGCGGCAGTACAGACATGCGGCGGGGCAGTTTCTTCTGGAGCTTCCGGCAGGGCGCGTGGAGCCAGGCGAATCGACGCTGGCAGCGGCCAAGCGCGAGATGATCGAAGAGACGGGCTATCGCGCGAAGAAATGGTCGCTGCTGACGAAGTACTTTGCCAGCCCGGGATTTCTGGGCGAGTGGATGCAGATCTATCTGGCTCGGGATATTCGCGCGGGTGAGGCGCAGCCCGAAGAGGACGAGAAGATCGAGATTGTGCGGATGCCTTTGTCGGAGGCTCTGCAACTGGCCACCGCCAATAAGATTCATGACGGCAAGACGCTGATTGGCCTGATGCTGTACGACAGGCTGCGCAGAACAAAATAA